Proteins from a genomic interval of Fundulus heteroclitus isolate FHET01 chromosome 21, MU-UCD_Fhet_4.1, whole genome shotgun sequence:
- the rrs1 gene encoding ribosome biogenesis regulatory protein homolog, whose product MAACSVEELLAKAEQEEAEKLRSISVQKELELEFDVGNLLACDKNRIDSREFREQKKEDFLRALARDNTQLLINELWKLPTERVEEVIVAKLPEQSTRLPREKPPPKPRPPTKWEQFAKLKGIQKKKKTNLVWDDVAKEWRRRWGYKRANDNTKDWLIEVPQTADPNEDQFSQRNKAKKERVAKNELNRLRNIARAHKIKTPGVGLLPKAQQSKDELAKAVSVAQTSTASVGRFQDRLPKEKPPKNSGKRRKFSPLIGDFSSEKQRQLELLKSLGSKTPRLDITRAVNTQMREEDREEAAARRRKGAGGKGAGGKGRKGGTPAKGKGKGAGGKGKGGKAGGGKRRGKAGKH is encoded by the coding sequence ATGGCGGCGTGCagtgtggaggagctgctggccAAAGCGGAGCAAGAAGAGGCAGAAAAACTGCGGAGCATCTCCGTCCAGAAGGAACTGGAGCTGGAGTTTGACGTCGGGAACCTCCTGGCCTGCGACAAAAACCGCATCGACTCCCGGGAATTCCGGGAGCAGAAAAAAGAGGACTTCCTGCGAGCCTTGGCCCGGGACAACACGCAGCTCCTCATCAACGAGCTGTGGAAGCTGCCCACGGAGCGGGTCGAGGAGGTGATCGTGGCCAAACTACCGGAGCAGAGCACCCGGCTGCCCCGAGAGAAGCCCCCGCCGAAGCCCAGACCCCCGACCAAGTGGGAGCAGTTCGCCAAGCTGAAAGGCatccagaagaagaagaagaccaaCCTGGTCTGGGACGACGTCGCCAAGGAGTGGAGGAGGCGCTGGGGCTACAAGCGGGCCAACGACAACACCAAGGACTGGCTGATCGAGGTCCCGCAGACCGCCGACCCCAACGAGGACCAGTTCTCCCAGCGCAACAAGGCCAAGAAGGAGCGGGTGGCCAAGAACGAGCTGAACCGGCTGAGGAACATCGCCAGGGCGCACAAGATCAAGACGCCCGGCGTGGGTCTGCTCCCCAAAGCGCAGCAGTCCAAAGACGAGCTGGCCAAGGCCGTGAGCGTGGCCCAGACGTCCACGGCGTCCGTGGGCAGGTTCCAGGACCGGCTGCCCAAAGAGAAGCCCCCCAAGAACTCCGGCAAGAGGAGGAAGTTCTCGCCCCTCATCGGGGACTTCTCCAGCGAGAAGCAGAGGCAGCTGGAGCTGCTGAAGAGCTTGGGCAGCAAGACGCCGCGGCTGGACATCACCAGGGCCGTGAACACGCAGATGAGGGAGGAGGACAGGGAGGAGGCCGCGGCGCGGCGGAGGAAGGGCGCCGGGGGCAAGGGGGCCGGAGGGAAGGGGCGCAAAGGCGGCACGCCGGCGAAGGGGAAGGGTAAGGGGGCCGGAGGGAAAGGGAAGGGAGGAAAAGCAGGAGGggggaagaggagaggaaaagcagGGAAGCACTGA
- the LOC118556937 gene encoding tripartite motif-containing protein 55-like isoform X2: MADRSRRKRRAEFEAVSPESNAMENLEKQLICPICLEMFTKPVVILPCQHNLCRKCANDVFQAANPYLPTRSGSLTSGGRFRCPSCRHEVVLDRHGVYGLQRNLLVENIIDMFKQESGSSSSRPAQERKEETPMCDVHEDERINIYCVTHGVPTCSMCKVFGAHKDCEVAALDSVYQTKRTELSDGITMMVGSNDRIQGIISQLEEACRVIEVSVVRLQRPAARSGPQPVPCTTPPVETHKLMQCVLVTATLFAFFSISLWAPHKRRERKIAVFSAMLFCSLTPFIHFFSLSPSTSTRFLLCPCSVDKKKKKKSSVIDGQWNRQLYFGLCVTIRFS; the protein is encoded by the exons ATGGCAGACAGGTCTAGAAGAAAGCGCCGG GCGGAGTTTGAAGCCGTTTCCCCCGAATCGAACGCCATGGAGAACTTGGAGAAGCAGCTGATTTGTCCCATATGCTTGGAAATGTTCACAAAGCCCGTGGTCATCCTACCCTGCCAGCACAACCTGTGCAGAAAATGTGCCAACGATGTTTTTCAG GCGGCAAACCCCTATCTGCCAACCAGAAGTGGCTCGCTGACGTCCGGCGGCCGTTTCCGATGCCCGTCCTGCAGACACGAGGTGGTCCTGGACCGGCACGGGGTCTACGGCCTGCAGAGGAACCTGCTGGTTGAGAACATCATTGATATGTTCAAACAGGAGTCAGGCAG cagcagcagcaggccagcgcaggagaggaaggaggagacGCCCATGTGCGACGTTCACGAGGATGAAAGGATCAACATTTACTGCGTGACCCACGGCGTGCCCACGTGTTCGATGTGTAAGGTGTTTGGAGCCCACAAAGACTGCGAGGTGGCGGCTCTCGACAGCGTCTACCAGACAAAGAGG ACCGAGCTGAGTGACGGGATCACCATGATGGTTGGGAGCAACGACAGGATCCAAGGCATCATTAGTCAGCTAGAGGAAGCCTGTCGCGTCATAGAGGTCAGTGTCGTGCGCCTGCAGCGTCCGGCTGCTCGCAGCGGGCCTCAACCCGTGCCATGCACTACCCCACCTGTAGAGACTCACAAACTAATGCAGTGTGTCCTTGTCACTGCCACTCTATTTGCTTTTTTCAGCATCAGTCTGTGGGCTCCACACAAAAGGAGGGAGAGGAAAATTGCTGTTTTCAGTGCCATGTTGTTCTGTTCCCTCACTCCCTTCATtcactttttctctctctctccctcaacAAGCACCAGATTTCTGCTCTGCCCCTGTAgcgttgacaaaaaaaaaaaaaaaaaaagcagcgtAATCGATGGGCAGTGGAACAGGCAGCTTTACTTTGGTTTATGTGTCACAATTAGGTTTAGCTGA
- the LOC118556937 gene encoding tripartite motif-containing protein 55-like isoform X1 produces the protein MADRSRRKRRAEFEAVSPESNAMENLEKQLICPICLEMFTKPVVILPCQHNLCRKCANDVFQAANPYLPTRSGSLTSGGRFRCPSCRHEVVLDRHGVYGLQRNLLVENIIDMFKQESGSSSSSRPAQERKEETPMCDVHEDERINIYCVTHGVPTCSMCKVFGAHKDCEVAALDSVYQTKRTELSDGITMMVGSNDRIQGIISQLEEACRVIEVSVVRLQRPAARSGPQPVPCTTPPVETHKLMQCVLVTATLFAFFSISLWAPHKRRERKIAVFSAMLFCSLTPFIHFFSLSPSTSTRFLLCPCSVDKKKKKKSSVIDGQWNRQLYFGLCVTIRFS, from the exons ATGGCAGACAGGTCTAGAAGAAAGCGCCGG GCGGAGTTTGAAGCCGTTTCCCCCGAATCGAACGCCATGGAGAACTTGGAGAAGCAGCTGATTTGTCCCATATGCTTGGAAATGTTCACAAAGCCCGTGGTCATCCTACCCTGCCAGCACAACCTGTGCAGAAAATGTGCCAACGATGTTTTTCAG GCGGCAAACCCCTATCTGCCAACCAGAAGTGGCTCGCTGACGTCCGGCGGCCGTTTCCGATGCCCGTCCTGCAGACACGAGGTGGTCCTGGACCGGCACGGGGTCTACGGCCTGCAGAGGAACCTGCTGGTTGAGAACATCATTGATATGTTCAAACAGGAGTCAGGCAG cagcagcagcagcaggccagcgcaggagaggaaggaggagacGCCCATGTGCGACGTTCACGAGGATGAAAGGATCAACATTTACTGCGTGACCCACGGCGTGCCCACGTGTTCGATGTGTAAGGTGTTTGGAGCCCACAAAGACTGCGAGGTGGCGGCTCTCGACAGCGTCTACCAGACAAAGAGG ACCGAGCTGAGTGACGGGATCACCATGATGGTTGGGAGCAACGACAGGATCCAAGGCATCATTAGTCAGCTAGAGGAAGCCTGTCGCGTCATAGAGGTCAGTGTCGTGCGCCTGCAGCGTCCGGCTGCTCGCAGCGGGCCTCAACCCGTGCCATGCACTACCCCACCTGTAGAGACTCACAAACTAATGCAGTGTGTCCTTGTCACTGCCACTCTATTTGCTTTTTTCAGCATCAGTCTGTGGGCTCCACACAAAAGGAGGGAGAGGAAAATTGCTGTTTTCAGTGCCATGTTGTTCTGTTCCCTCACTCCCTTCATtcactttttctctctctctccctcaacAAGCACCAGATTTCTGCTCTGCCCCTGTAgcgttgacaaaaaaaaaaaaaaaaaaagcagcgtAATCGATGGGCAGTGGAACAGGCAGCTTTACTTTGGTTTATGTGTCACAATTAGGTTTAGCTGA